CAAGAAATGGTGTATGGCGGTATAGAAAACAAATGGGATTTCATTCAGCCGATATTTGATCGTGTTCGATTTATACATGGCCGTATCGGGAATCCAGGTTGTATTCAGGTAGATATAACTGATGATAAAAACCTAAGTTATGTGGAGCATTTTAAAGAAATGTGGAAACGCTCTTTTTTAGGGTTTTTAAAATCAGCAAAACCAGGAGATTATATTTGTTTCACTGTTGAACTTTTAAAAGCAGAGATTTTTTATGCTAGAACAGTTCCAACTACAACTGCTGGTGAACTAGAAGAAGGCGATCGCTGGCAGCAAGCATTGTTATATAAACAAATGGTTGAGCGGTGTTGGGAGTCTGCTAACAAAGAATTTTATTCCAAATAGATTTCCAAAATTATAAAGCAAAAATATAATTTAGCTTTCTTTTGTTTTTTATTTTCTTCTTTTATTTGTTTTTAACAGGTAGGTACAGGATGGAAATGAAAGAGAGAATAGTCATTTTTACTGAAAATCATGAACTTTTATTATGTATAACAAATTATTAATGTCTAAATTACTTATAGCCATACTTCTGTTTTCTTCTTTTAACGTATTAGTACAAATTGAAAAAAACGAAGCTCCCTAAATTTGGTACTGGAGATTTTGAAGTTTGGTTGAGTAATAAAATGCAAGTAAGGTATACTGAGCGGGAAGCATTCTTTCTTCATTTCAGAAAAAAAGACAGTCATTATGTATTGGTGAAATTAAGAAAAAAAGATAGTTTTGACTTAAGCAAAGGAAATTGAAGGGTAGTCAAAATGCATTAAAAAATATAAATAAAATAAAAATGGAACAAAAAGAAGGAAGTTTAAAAAGTACAATCGCTGTATCGCTTACTAATTATCTTGATGCTGGCGCGATTGTGGCCGGTGCAAGCGGATTGTCTCTTTGGCAAAATTACCTCGGACTTAACGAAGGGCATCTTGGCTGGCTTAACGCCATCAGTGCTAATGCTTTTGGTGCAGCTATTGGTGCGATTGTTGGCGGTTTTCTTGCTGACAAATACGGACGAAAAACAATTTACACCTATAATATGCTTGTGTATATGTTGGGGATTGCAGTAATTATGTTCTCGGTCAATTTCTCAATGCTATTGACTGGTTTTCTGATCACAGGTATCTCGGTAGGAGCGGGTGTGCCTGCTTCGTGGACTTATATTTCCGAAAATTCTGAAGTGGGTAATCGCGGACGCAATATGGGTATTTCTCAGTTTGCCTGGGGAGTTGGTCCGACGATCATTTTATTATTAGGAATGTTGCTTGCTCCTGGTAAAGCGGATGCTGCAGCAGGTGCTTTATTCGGCTATGTAGAAAAAATTGCGACATTCTTTTTAGGAAACGATGTAAGTATTGAATCAGTCAATGTATTCAGCAGCCGTATTATTTTCGGCTCCTTGTTTATTGTAGCGTTTGTAGCATGGCTTTTGCAACGAAAACTCAACGAATCAAAAGACTGGGAAGATGCTCAGCTAGCTCAAGGGAATGAGAAACAACCGAGTGTTTTTGCTTCGTTCGGATTGCTTTTCAAAAACAAGGTAAATATTCGCACCATGATTTTTCTAGCTGGTATTTACGTTTCTTGGAACATGGTTGCTTCCGTGATGGGTTTCTTTCAACAACATATTTATGAAAATGCAGGTGGTCTTTCTAACGGAGAAGCGAATATGGTATCGGCAGTACAATGGATCGTGATTATTGCGGTAACTTATTTCGGCTTTGCGATGATAGTCGATAAAGTAAATCAGCGTCTGTTGTATTTTGTTGGCACATCGATTGGTATAGCGGCATGGTGTATTCTCATTTTTATTGGAATAAAAAATCATACTGCCTTATGGACTTTTACTATTCTTTGGGGTATTCACGCAGGTATCAGTGTACAAGCATTTTATGCGCTTTGGGCTTCGGAACTCTTTCCAGCTAAATATCGAGCAGGAGCGCAAGGGGTTATGTTCTTTGTAGTAAGAGCTGTAGCGGCCATATGGGGATTGGGATTTGTTCATATTTACGGAGAAAACGGAGAAGGATTTAACACTGCGGCCTACATTATGGTAGGATTGCTCATGATCGCGTTAATAATAGGAACTATTTGGACGCCTAAAACTCGCGGCAAAACATTGCAACAAATAACAGAAGAAAGATACGGAGACAATATTTAACACGGATTTTATATTATCATAAAAAATTAAACAAATGGGTAAACCTTTTTTACCGAACACCTCACATGCTTCAACTTGGATTTGGTATCCAGGCGATTTCGAAATTTGGTTGAGTAATAAAATGCAAGTAAGACGTACAGAACGCGAAGCGGTTTTTCCTCCGCTTTGGCAATATTATAGTCCTTATCCTTTGATTACCTTTCAAACAGAGGTTGATATTCCAGAAGAAGATGAAGTAAAAATTTACTCAGAAGGTACGTTTCAATTACTTGTAGATGATGTTCAAATCTATGGCGTACCCGAATCAATTACAATTCCATCTGGAAAGCACAAAATTTCCTTTAAAGTTTATAATCAAGAGGTATTGCCTGCTATTTATGTTGATGGCAAGTATGTGAAATCTAATGAAACCTGGATTGTAACCAATGAAGATAAACTTTGGATTGATGAGACAGGAAAAGCACAACAATCTGGAACGCCTTGGGTACCTGTTGGTTCTTGGAATTTTAATTCACCTGAGAATAAACCTTCCGAATTTCGTCTTACTACCGAACCTTGGAATGCTAAAAAAACAGAAAAAGTAGGCACTGGCGAGTTAGTAGATTTTGGTAAAGAAACATTTGGTTACATTAAAATTCACGGTTTAAAAGGAAAAGGCAAATTGTCACTATATTATGGAGAATCTCGTGAAGAAGCGCTAGATTCAGCCAAATGTGAAACATTGGACTATCTCCATTTCGATGGCAATCAGCCAGAAACTTATACACATGATAAATCCAAAGCATTCCGCTATGTTCAAGTACAAGCTGACGCAACAGTGGAATATGATTCCATATCGATGCTATATGAATATTTGCCATTAGAGTATCGTGGTGCATTTAAATCTTCAGATGAAGTATTGAATAAAATTTGGGATGTATCGGCTTATACCATGCACTTAACAACACGAGAGTTCTTTATTGACGGTATAAAACGTGATCGCTGGGTTTGGTCTGGTGATGCCTATCAAAGCTATTTAATGAATTATTATTTATTCTTTGATTCGTCATCTGTGGAACGAACATTGCTCGCCCTACGAGGGAAAGATCCCGTTACAGCGCATGTGAATATTATTATGGATTACTCGTTTTATTGGTTTGTAGGCATATACGATTATTATTTATATACAGGCGATACAGCTTTTATTAAAACGTTTTATCCACGAATGAAATCACTCATGGAATTTTGTTTAGGCAGAAGAAATGAAAATGGATTCTTAGAACCATTAGATGGTGATTGGGTTTTTATAGATTGGGCGGATGGCTTACCAAAAAAAGGAGAAGTTAGTTTTGAGCAAATGTTATTAGCAAGAAGTTTAGAAGCCATGGCTGTTAGTGCAGAAATTGCTGGTGAAAATGAAGATCAAAAACAATATCAAGAATTAGCAGATGATTTAAAAGAAAAATTGTTTGATGTGTTTTGGGATGAAGAAGAAGATGTCATGAAGCACCAGCGAATAGATGGTGAAATGCAAGATATTGTTACCAAATATGCCAATATGTTCGGCATCTTTTTTAATTATTTTAATGAAGAACAAAAAGAAAGTGTAAAGAACAAGGTATTACTTAATGATGATATTTTACAAATTACCACACCATATATGCGTTTTTATGAATTGGAAGCACTTTGTGCTATGGGAGAACAAAAATTTGTTTTAGATGAAATTCGTGATTATTGGGGAGGCATGTTAGAACTCGGCGCAACGTCTTTCTGGGAAAAATACGATCCAAAGCAAAGTGGTGGTGAACATTTAGAAATGTATGGTCGCCCTTATGGGAAAAGTTTGTGTCACGCTTGGGGCGCAAGTCCAATTTACTTATTTGGTAAATATTATTTAGGGGTAGAACCTACTGCTCCAGGATATTCTGAATATGTTGTAAAACCCAATTTAGGTGGTTTAAAATGGATAGAAGGCAAAGTGCCAACTCCAAATGGCTCGGTAGATGTTTATTGCAGTACTGATGAAATTAAAGTAAAAGCTTCAGAAGGCGAGGGTACTTTAATCATTCATAGTATAAGCAAACCTGAAATCAATTTAGTAGACATAAAATCATTGGGTTCTAATAAATATGAAATTAAAATAAAACCTAACACGCAATATTCAATTCAATACAAAGCACTATAATTTATAGCATGAACAAATTTATTTACAGATTATCTTTTCTTATATTTTTAGCAAATTTTGCAGTAATAGCACAAAACACAGAAACCCAAATTCAATATTTATCAGGGACTGGTTACCAAGACACCAAAGAGTGGGAGTTTAAAATTTCAGATGGAAGAAACAGTGGCGAATGGTCCACCATAAGCGTACCATCAGTTTGGGAGCAAGAAGGTTTTGGGAAGTACCAATACGGAATCAAATTTTATGGAAAACCTTTTCCTGAAGGTATTGCCGATGAAGTAGGAGAGTATAAATACACGTTTAAAGTACCTAAAGAATGGGAAAATAGAATAGTTAAAATTGTGTTCGATGGATCTATGACAGATACCCAAGTTAAAATAAATGGGTTGAAAGCAGGCTCCGAACATCAAGGGGCATTTTATCGGTTTAAACATGATATATCTGGACTTTTAAAATACGGAAAAGACAATGTTTTAGAAGTTACAGTGGCTAAAGAGTCAAAAAATGCGAGTGTTAATTTAGCGGAAAGACGCGCTGATTATTGGAATTTTGGAGGCATTTTTCGTCCTGTTTTTTTAGAAGCTTTACCTGCAAGTCATATCGATTATACGTCGTTAAGAGCTGAAGCTGATGGAACCTTTGAAGCAAATATTTTTTTAGGAAATGGGGCGTCTAATTTAAGAGCAGAAGCTACAATTTTTGATGAAAAAGGAAAAAAAATAGGAGAAACACTATCGGGAACTGTGGTTGCTGGTGGTGATAAAATTCATTTAGATGGAACGTTTAATAACGTTAAACAATGGACTGCCGAAACACCCAATTTGTACAAAGTAGCGATCAAACTTTTTAAAGATAAAACACTTTTACACGAGATATCTGAAACTATAGGATTCAGAACTATCGAGATTAGAAAAGGCGATGGTATTTACGTTAACGGACAGCGTGTATTAATGAAAGGAATTAACCGTCATAGTTTCTGGCCAGAATCAGGAAGAACCTTAAACAAAGAATTAAACTATGCCGATGTTCATTTAATGAAAGAAATGAACATGAATGCAGTGCGTTTATCACACTATCCACCAGATCCAGAATTCCTTCAAGCCTGCGATGAGTTAGGTTTATACGTGATGGACGAATTAGGCGGATGGCATGGTCATTACGACGATGCTATTGGTAAAAAGTTAGTGAAAGAAATGGTAACGCGCGATTTAAATCATCCAAGTATTATTTTCTGGTCTAACGGAAATGAAGGCGGTTGGAATACTAATTTAGATGACCAATTTGATATCTGGGATTTACAAAAACGTCCTGTGTTGCACCCACAACAAGAACATAATGGTGTTGAAACCATGCACTACCGTTCTTACGGTGAAACCTTAGAGTATTTTAGAGACGATAAAATTTTTATGCCTACTGAGTACCTTCACGGATTGTACGATGGTGGTCATGGAGCTGGTTTTGATGATTATTGGGAAGTGATGCGTAAGCATCCTAGAGGCGCAGGAGGCTACCTTTGGGTGTTTGCTGATGAAGGTATTGCACGTACCGATCAAGATGGACGGATAGATAATCAAGGAAACTATGGAGCTGATGGTATAGTTGGGCCACATCACGAAAAAGAAGGTAGCTTCTTTACTGTAAAAGAGGTTTGGTCTCCAGTAATGATTATGAATGCTTCAAAATTAGAAAAAGATTTTAACGGGACTTTCAAAATTGAAAACCGTTACGATTTTGCAAATACAAACACTTGTAAATTTGAATGGGAATTGGTGAGTTTTACATCGCCATTACAGGGTAAATCAGATCGTAAAACTATTAATAAAGGAACGGTTAAATCACCAACTATTTTACCTCATGGTAAGGGTGAATTAAATATAAATTTACCAAATAACTGGCAAAATGCCGATGTGTTGTACTTGAAAGTAACTAATGCGAAGGGGCATGAATTATGGACTTGGGATTATACCTGGGATAAACAAGTAGAAATAAAACAAGCAACATCAGGAACCATTGATTTAAAAGAAACAACAGGAAATTTTACTGTTACAGCAAATAAAACAGTGGTGAAAATTGATAAAATTTCTGGAAAGTTGATAGAAGTGCAACAAAACGGAAGCACTATCAGTTTAGCAAACGGTCCTAAAATAATGATAGCGCGCCGTGGTGATCGTACTTTAGATGGCACCATCAATCCAGAATTTTTAAAAGGAGAAGATCGAATCTATAAAGAGTTTGCATGTTGGGATGAAGAAGTGAATTGCTCTGAAAATCTATTGAATATTTCAGCAAAAAAAGATGGTAATTTGGTTGTTATTGAAGCAAATTACCATGGAATTCTTCAAAAAGTTGTTTGGACGATTGATTCTGACGGATTGATTCAATTAGATTATGAATACGAATATAATGGCGTTGTAGATTTAGCAGGAATGTACTTTGAGTATCCTGAAGAAAAGATGCAATCTAAAAAATGGTTAGGCGATGGGCCTTATCGTGTTTGGCAAAACCGTTTAAAAGGAACCACTTTAGATATTTGGGAAAATGATTATAACGATCCTATTCCAGGAGAATCGTTCAATTATCCAGAATTTAAAGGCTATTTCAATAACTGGAAATGGGCAGAATTTACCACTGCCGAAGGAAAAATTCACATAGAAAATAAAGAGACTAATACTTATCTAGGAGTGTATTCTCCTCGTGATGGTCGTGATGCATTATTGTACACCATTCCTAACACAGGAATTGCGGTGTTGGATGTTATTCCACCAGCAAGAAACAAAGTAAATACTACAGATTTAATAGGTCCCTCATCACAACCAAAATGGTTAAACGGACTTCAAAAACGTACGGTTTATTTAAAATTTAAGAAATAGTATAAAACAAATGCAAACTAAAACTGTTTTTGAAACTATAGCAGTATGTTTTATTCTTGTGTCTATTTTTTCTTGTACATCAAAAACAAAAAAAAGAGACATTACGAATGATGTGATGCAAGAGATTTATAAGGAAATTAAAACACCCTATAAATACGGTTTGATTATGGTGCCTACTGATGATTCATATAAAATGGATTGTCCGAGTATCTTTAGAAAAGATGATAAATGGTTTATGACGTATTTGATTTTTGAAGGTCGTGGTTATGAAACGTGGTTGGCAGAAAGTGATGATTTGTTAAACTGGAAACATCTTGGGAAAGTGATGTCATTTTCAAAAGACACCACGGAATGGGATGTGAATCAAAAAGCAGGGTATATTGCTTTACAAGACCCAACTTGGGGAGGTTCTTACGAATGGAAATCTTATGATGATAAATACTGGATGAGTTATTTTGGAGGAAATACTACAGGGTACGAAGCGGGTATTTTATCTATGGGAATGGCATATACAGAGGAGTTCCCAACGACACCTCACGAATTTAAACGTTTGCCAGAACCCGTTTTAAGACCAAATGATGATAAAGCAAAATGGTGGGATAATAGCACCATGTATAAAAGTTCTGTGATTAGAGATGTTAAGAAAGAAACAGGTCATGATTTTATCATGTATTACAATGCTCGTGGTGATAGTATAACCCCTGCCAAAGGCGCAGAACGTATCGCTATGGCAGTTTCAAATGATATGAGAAATTGGAAACGTTATGGAGATAAACCACTAATCAATCATCACAAAGGAATTTCAGGAGATGCGTATATTCAACGTATTAATGGTACTTGGGTGATGTTTTATTTTGGAGCATTTTGGACAGGTTGGGATCAAGGTGCTTTTAATCGATTTGCGGTATCTAACGATTTAATCCATTGGAAAGATTGGGAAGGAGAAGATTTAATTCAATCTTCAGAATCCTATGATAATATGTTTGCTCACAAATCTTTTGTTATAAAATACGATGGTATTGTATATCATTATTACTGCGCAGTTAATAAAGCAGGACAACGAGGCATTGCAGTGGCAACATCAAAAGATTTAGGTAAAAGCGATATCCATTTTGTAAAATTAGAAGATGAAAAACAATAGTATCATATTTTTTATTGCCTTAAGTATGGCAAGTTTAGTAAATGCACAAACGGTGACGGGCGAACCGGCTGGGATTCCCGAAACTCCTAAAAAATATAGTTATGCGCCTTGGGAAGATCCGTTGGTAACAAGCATTAACCGCCAACCTGCAAGAGCAACGGCCTATTCATATAAAACAGTAGAAGATGCTCTTGAAGGCAATCGTGAAAAAAGCCGATTCTTACTATTAAATGGTGAATGGGATTTTAAATATTCGGTAAACTTAGATCAAGCGCCTAAAGATTTTTATAAAAATGAAGTTTCTAATTGGGATAAAATAGAGGTGCCTTCAAACTGGGAATTAAAAGGCTATGACACCCCTATTTATAAAAGTGCGGTGTACCCATTTAGACCAATCAATCCGCCATTTGTGCCAAAAGACACGAATGGAATTGGCTCGTATCAGCATAAATTCAAAGTGCCAAAAGAATGGCAAAAAGATATGACCGTAACCTTACATTTTGGAGGTGTAAGTTCGGCGTTTCAAGTGTGGTTAAATGGTGATTTCTTAGGGTATGGAGAAGATAGTTGTTTGCCTTCAGAATTTAATATTTCGCCTTATTTAAAAGAAGGAGAGAACGTATTGTCAGTACAAGTTATTCGCTATAGTGATGGAGCTTATTTAGAAGATCAAGACCATTGGCGATTAAGTGGAATTCAGCGCGAAGTATTCATTATGGCAGAACCGAAATTACGAATCCAAGATTTCTTCTATCAAACTAAGTTGGATAAAAATTATGAAGATGCCGTGTTTCAATTACGTCCGAAATTAGAAAATTTGACAGGTGATACTATTAAAAATGCATCGTTTGAATTTCAAATTTATAATGATAAAAATGAAGCTTTATTTGAAAAACCAATAGATACGTTAGCTAAAAGTATTGTAAACGAAAGTTATCCACGTTTAGACAATGTACGTTTTGGGTTTTTTGAAAAAAAGATTCAAAATCCAAAAAAATGGAGTTCAGAAGAACCTAATTTGTATACGTTGGTATTAACTTTAAAAGATGAAAATGGTACTATTAGCGAAGTGAAATCTTGTAAAGTCGGTTTCCGTTCCATTGAGTTTTCTAAAGACAATGGAAAACTGTTAATTAACGGAAAAGAAACCTATATCTATGGTGTAAATCGTCACGATCACCACCCAGTTAGAGGAAAAGCGTTGACTCGAGAAGATATTGAAGATGATGTTAGAACTATAAAGCAGTTCAATTTCAATACAATTAGAACTAGCCATTATCCAAACGATCCTTATTTCTACGAATTATGTGATGCATATGGTATTATGGTTATGGACGAAGCTAACTTAGAAACGCATGGCTTGGGAGGCAGATTAAGTAATGATACCCAATGGACGAATGCCCATGTAGAACGTATGAGCCGTATGGTTGAGCGTGATAAAAATCATCCAAGTGTTATTATGTGGAGTTTAGGTAACGAATCTGGTAAAGGGCCAAATCACGCTGTTATGGCTGCTTGGACTCATGATTTTGATATTACAAGACCTGTTCACTACGAACCAGCACAAGGGAATCCTAGATTAGATGGTTATATTGATGAAAGAGATTCAAGATATCCAAGAACCGTAGATCATGCACATCGTTTTGAAAACCCGCAAGATGAATCGTATGTAGATATGGTGAGCCGTTTTTATCCAGGTGTTTTTACACCTCAGTATTTAGTCGATCTAAAAGCTGATATAAGACCCATTTTGTTTGTAGAATATTCACATTCTATGGGGAATTCTACAGGAAATTTGAAAGAGTTGTGGGATGAGTTTAGAAGATTACCAAGAATGATTGGTGGTTGTATTTGGGATTATAAAGATCAAGGACTACTAAAAGTAGATAAAAAAACAGGACAAGAATTTTACGCTTACGGTGGTGATTTTGGTGAAGTAAGACACGATGGGAATTTTTGCATTAACGGTATTGTCGCATCCGATGGGAGACCAAAAGCAGCTATGTACGAAAACAAGTGGGTATATCAACCTGCTACTTGTAATTTGGATGGAAACCAACTGACTATCAAAAACAGACAAGCAACACAATCTTTAGCGGCGTATATTCCTGTAATTCAAATTTTAGAGAATGGAACAGTTATAAAAGAAGAAGTTTTAACGCCTTTCGATTTAAAAGCAGGTAACAAAACAGTTTTAGATATCAAGAAGTATGTTCCTAAAATGAAAGCTGATGCAGAATACTTTGTGAACATGAGTTTCCAATTGCCGCATGATAAGTTGTGGGCTAAAAAAGGATTTACAGTTGCTTCCGATCAGTTTTTATTACAGGCTAAAGCAGAAGATAAATATACTTCAAAAAACTCAAAAGCAGTTTTAAAAATTTCGGAATCTAATGAAAATATTAAAGTTAGCGGTGACGCTTTTAATGTTTTAGTTGATAAAAATAATGGTGCTTTAAGTTCATATATCTTCAAAGGAAAAGAACAGGTTTTTGCGCCATTGTTACCAAATTTCACCAGACCGTTAACAGATAACGATCGTAAAGGTTGGAAACCACATAGAGTGTTAAAACAATGGTATGAAAACGAACCAAAATTAACGTCTGTAAAAACTGAGAAATCTGGAAATAATGTGTTAGTTATTTCTGATTATGAAGTGATTAAAGATAGTGCCCAAGTAACTATCTCTTATACTATAAAATCAGACGGAGTTATTAAAGTTAATTATCATTTAAAAGCTTCAGAAGGGTTACCTAATATTCCAAAAGTAGGTATGCAAATGGGGGTTCAAAATAAATTCAATCAAATGTCTTGGTATGGAAAAGGCGAGTTAGAAAATTACACAGATCGTAATCATGGGTTTCCTATTCAGCAATACGGTCTTCCATTAAAAGACTTTACAGAGCCTTATGTCATGCCTCAAGAAAATGGAAACAGAACGGATGTGAGATGGATGGCTTGTACAACTTCAAATAAAAATGAAGGTTTTTTAGTGGTTGGTTCACAACCACTAAGTATGAGTGTTTGGCCATATACACAAGAAAATTTAAACGAAGCGAAACATACTTTTGATTTGGTTGATGCTGGTTATTTAACCTTGAATATCGATTTAATTCAAATGGGAATTGGAGGGAATGATAGTTGGTCACCAGTTGGTGCACCTATGGAAAAATATCAAATTCCATCCAAAGATTATCAGTATGGTTTTTACATTGTGCCATTTCAGTTAAGTAAAAATGGAGTCGAAAAGACTCTTGAAAAGTTTAGTTATTAAATGAAAAGAACCATCCAATACTTATGTGTGTTTTTCATAGTGATAAATGTGTTTTCTTGCAAAAAATCGCAAGAAAATCAAACGTCCTATTTCGAGCCTACACAAGAAAGTGCACAATCATGGGTGTATTGGTATTGGATGAAAAGTGCGTATTCTAAGGAAGGTATTACAGCCGATTTAGAAGCCATGAAAAAGGCAGGCATTCGAGGCGCTTATTTAATGACCATTAAAGGACCAGATGAAGAACCATTAATTGATTCACCTATTTTGCAGTTAAGCAAAGAGTTTTGGGATATGGTGCATTGGGCATTAACCGAAGCCGATAGATTAGGTTTAAAAATTGCTTTTCATGCAGCCGATGGTTTTGCTGTGGCTGGTGGACCATGGATTACTCCGGAAATGTCTATGCAAAAAGTCGTTTGGGCTGATACTATTTTGGACGGGAATGACATTAAGAAATTAAAGTTGCCGCTTCCAAAGCATTATAAAGATTACTATGTAGATATTGCTACGTTTGCCATTTCAGTTAGTAATAGTTATAAAACATCATTAGAGATACAACCTGAAATAACTACTTCAATAAATAACTCAGACGTTTCTTTTTTAAGTGATAATTTAAAGGAGCAAACCCAATTTAAGTTGTCTGAACCTGGTTGGATTCAATATGAATTTAAGGAATCATTTACGTGTAAATCTATTCAAATAGAAACCAAAGGCAATAATTATCAAGCCCACAGGTTAATTGTTGAGGTTAGTAATGATGGTGAAAATTTTAAAAGTTTAGGGAGATTAGAAACACCGCGGTCTGGTTGGCAAGATACCGATGCTTTTTACACACATAGTCTAGCGTCTACTACGGCAAAGTTTTTTCGATTTGTTTACAATCCAGAAGGCTCAGAACCAGGAGCTGAAGATTTAGACATGGCTAAATGGAATCAAGGTTTAAAGGTTACTAAAATTATACTGTCTGGAGAGCCTTTGATAGATAACTATCAAGGAAAATCTGGAGCAGTTTGGAGAATTAGTCCAAAAACATCAGAATCAAAAATCACGAAAGAGGATTGTGTAGATACACAAAAGATGGTAAATATATCTCAATTTGTTGATAAAAAAGGCGTGTTAAATTGGAATGCTCCAAAAGGAAACTGGAAGATTATAAGGTTTGGTCACACATCTACAGGTCATGAAAATGCAACGGGAGGAGCGGGAAAAGGTTTAGAAGTAGATAAGTTTAACCCTGAGGCGATTCGATTTCAGTTAGATCATTGGTTTGGTGAAATGTTAAGAACAGCAGGTCCAGAATTAGCTTCTAGAGTGGTGGAAATTCTTCATTTAGATAGTTGGGAATGTGGTAGTCAAAATTGGTCGCCTGTTTTTCAAGCCGAGTTTAAAA
The genomic region above belongs to Mariniflexile litorale and contains:
- a CDS encoding glycoside hydrolase family 2 TIM barrel-domain containing protein, whose protein sequence is MKNNSIIFFIALSMASLVNAQTVTGEPAGIPETPKKYSYAPWEDPLVTSINRQPARATAYSYKTVEDALEGNREKSRFLLLNGEWDFKYSVNLDQAPKDFYKNEVSNWDKIEVPSNWELKGYDTPIYKSAVYPFRPINPPFVPKDTNGIGSYQHKFKVPKEWQKDMTVTLHFGGVSSAFQVWLNGDFLGYGEDSCLPSEFNISPYLKEGENVLSVQVIRYSDGAYLEDQDHWRLSGIQREVFIMAEPKLRIQDFFYQTKLDKNYEDAVFQLRPKLENLTGDTIKNASFEFQIYNDKNEALFEKPIDTLAKSIVNESYPRLDNVRFGFFEKKIQNPKKWSSEEPNLYTLVLTLKDENGTISEVKSCKVGFRSIEFSKDNGKLLINGKETYIYGVNRHDHHPVRGKALTREDIEDDVRTIKQFNFNTIRTSHYPNDPYFYELCDAYGIMVMDEANLETHGLGGRLSNDTQWTNAHVERMSRMVERDKNHPSVIMWSLGNESGKGPNHAVMAAWTHDFDITRPVHYEPAQGNPRLDGYIDERDSRYPRTVDHAHRFENPQDESYVDMVSRFYPGVFTPQYLVDLKADIRPILFVEYSHSMGNSTGNLKELWDEFRRLPRMIGGCIWDYKDQGLLKVDKKTGQEFYAYGGDFGEVRHDGNFCINGIVASDGRPKAAMYENKWVYQPATCNLDGNQLTIKNRQATQSLAAYIPVIQILENGTVIKEEVLTPFDLKAGNKTVLDIKKYVPKMKADAEYFVNMSFQLPHDKLWAKKGFTVASDQFLLQAKAEDKYTSKNSKAVLKISESNENIKVSGDAFNVLVDKNNGALSSYIFKGKEQVFAPLLPNFTRPLTDNDRKGWKPHRVLKQWYENEPKLTSVKTEKSGNNVLVISDYEVIKDSAQVTISYTIKSDGVIKVNYHLKASEGLPNIPKVGMQMGVQNKFNQMSWYGKGELENYTDRNHGFPIQQYGLPLKDFTEPYVMPQENGNRTDVRWMACTTSNKNEGFLVVGSQPLSMSVWPYTQENLNEAKHTFDLVDAGYLTLNIDLIQMGIGGNDSWSPVGAPMEKYQIPSKDYQYGFYIVPFQLSKNGVEKTLEKFSY